From the genome of Erythrobacter litoralis, one region includes:
- a CDS encoding outer membrane lipoprotein-sorting protein, with protein sequence MHRTLRRLALIAVSAATALSLPLAALAQKAMTGDEIARNIAERPNADPRKGTITFTMRDKGRSRTRAAKMLRTESKATHRLLLAFDTPASIRGTSFLSYDHKAADRTDETWLYLPATSRTRRVPASDRADSFMGTELSYGDVKDSFIFGLADYTFSSAGRAANGRYILKGKARDAKTAREIGYGGFTAEVDPATWFPRKIAFTDPAGRKLKTIAVSDLEKVGASWTATDFTVTNHRTGRSTKVTVSGLARASGANERLFDPARLDRAAGRMP encoded by the coding sequence ATGCATAGGACCCTGCGCAGGCTTGCGCTGATCGCCGTTTCGGCGGCAACCGCCCTGTCCCTCCCGCTCGCCGCATTGGCGCAGAAGGCCATGACGGGCGATGAGATCGCGCGAAACATCGCCGAGCGGCCCAATGCCGACCCGCGCAAGGGCACGATCACGTTCACGATGCGCGACAAGGGCCGCTCGCGCACGCGCGCGGCGAAGATGCTGCGCACCGAAAGCAAGGCGACCCACCGCCTGCTGCTCGCCTTCGACACGCCCGCCAGCATCCGCGGGACATCCTTCCTCAGCTATGATCACAAGGCCGCAGACAGGACCGACGAGACCTGGCTCTACCTGCCCGCCACCAGCCGCACCCGCCGCGTGCCGGCATCCGACCGGGCGGACAGTTTCATGGGAACCGAATTGTCCTATGGCGACGTCAAGGACAGCTTCATCTTCGGCCTTGCCGATTACACCTTCTCCTCCGCAGGCCGCGCGGCCAATGGGCGATACATCCTCAAGGGCAAGGCGCGCGATGCGAAGACGGCGCGCGAGATCGGCTATGGCGGCTTCACCGCCGAAGTCGACCCGGCGACCTGGTTCCCGCGCAAGATCGCCTTCACCGATCCGGCAGGCAGGAAGCTCAAGACCATTGCGGTGAGCGATCTTGAAAAGGTCGGCGCATCGTGGACGGCGACGGATTTCACCGTGACCAATCACCGCACCGGCCGCTCGACCAAGGTGACGGTGTCTGGGCTCGCCCGGGCATCGGGGGCGAACGAAAGGCTGTTCGACCCGGCGCGGCTCGACCGCGCGGCCGGTCGGATGCCGTGA